One region of Deinococcus aerius genomic DNA includes:
- a CDS encoding class I SAM-dependent methyltransferase has product MYDAQCRWGADDDFFLSLAEGISHARILDLGCGTGRLTVALASAGHAVTGLDPAHASLQAAQRKPGAEKVTWIAGKAADAPTAAFDLALMTSHVAQFLMGDGEWADALANLHRALAPGGRLVFDTRDPQNRVWEVWAADPSKDHYRLPDESGVEVWTEVTKVEEGEPSGPLVTFVHHYTFTDSPEELLSRSTLCFRPEKTLRSSLEAAGFEIEHIFGGWHREPAGQGDGELIVVARAK; this is encoded by the coding sequence GTGTACGACGCGCAGTGTCGCTGGGGCGCCGATGATGACTTCTTTCTCTCGCTGGCAGAGGGGATATCACACGCCCGCATCCTTGACCTGGGCTGCGGCACGGGTCGGCTGACAGTGGCTCTTGCCTCAGCCGGACACGCGGTCACGGGCCTAGACCCTGCGCACGCCTCCCTGCAAGCCGCGCAGCGTAAGCCTGGCGCGGAGAAAGTGACATGGATCGCAGGCAAAGCCGCCGACGCCCCCACAGCCGCTTTCGATCTCGCCCTGATGACCAGCCATGTCGCTCAATTCCTGATGGGTGACGGCGAATGGGCCGACGCTCTCGCCAATCTTCACCGTGCCCTGGCCCCCGGTGGCCGCCTCGTCTTTGATACCCGCGATCCACAAAACCGCGTGTGGGAAGTCTGGGCTGCGGACCCCAGCAAGGACCACTACCGCCTGCCGGATGAGTCAGGCGTGGAAGTCTGGACCGAGGTTACCAAGGTGGAGGAAGGTGAACCAAGCGGGCCTCTCGTCACTTTCGTTCATCACTACACCTTCACGGACTCCCCAGAGGAACTCCTTTCACGCTCCACCCTCTGCTTCCGACCTGAAAAAACGCTGCGCTCGTCGCTGGAAGCTGCCGGGTTTGAAATCGAACACATCTTCGGCGGATGGCACCGTGAACCCGCCGGGCAGGGGGACGGCGAGTTGATTGTGGTGGCGCGGGCCAAATAG
- the rplQ gene encoding 50S ribosomal protein L17: MRHGKAGRKLNRNSSARVALARAQATALLREGRIQTTLTKAKELRPYVEKLITTAKGGDLHARRLVARDIHDNDVVRKVMDEVAPRYAERQGGYTRILRIGTRRGDGVTMALIELV, from the coding sequence ATGCGTCACGGCAAAGCCGGTCGCAAGCTCAACCGCAACAGCAGCGCCCGCGTCGCCCTGGCCCGCGCCCAGGCGACCGCGCTGCTGCGCGAGGGCCGCATCCAGACGACCCTCACGAAGGCCAAGGAGCTGCGCCCCTACGTTGAGAAGCTGATCACCACCGCCAAGGGCGGCGATCTGCACGCCCGCCGCCTCGTCGCCCGCGACATCCACGACAACGACGTGGTCCGCAAGGTGATGGACGAGGTCGCCCCCCGTTACGCCGAGCGCCAGGGCGGCTACACCCGCATCCTGCGCATCGGCACCCGCCGCGGCGACGGCGTCACCATGGCGCTGATCGAACTCGTCTGA
- a CDS encoding DNA-directed RNA polymerase subunit alpha, protein MDQKRPQLKARVDGDYGEFVLEPLTRGYGVTIGNPIRRILMSSIPGTAVTSVYIEDVLHEFSTIPGVKEDVIRLILNLKELVVKFHAPGPKTLTLRAQGEGVVRASAFEVPSDAEIVNPDLVIATLAEDGKLVMEVRVEEGEGYVPADKHATKDRINSIPVDAVFSPVRRVAYHVENTRVGQQTDLDRLILRVWTDGSIGPQETLDKAVEILRDELTVFGNVETLPTLAPEVQQPVYTPAASIASGYDLPRQPELSINPQPYPADLDTPRVTLEGLGLTTRVLHSLKEEGIDSVDALCALSDRDLKKVPGIGERSLDEIKQQLAQFGLALRD, encoded by the coding sequence GTGGACCAAAAGCGCCCTCAACTCAAGGCCCGCGTCGACGGTGATTACGGCGAGTTTGTGCTCGAACCGCTCACGCGTGGCTACGGCGTCACCATCGGGAATCCTATCCGGCGCATCCTGATGTCCTCGATTCCGGGCACGGCCGTGACGAGCGTGTACATCGAGGACGTCCTCCACGAGTTCTCCACCATCCCCGGCGTCAAGGAAGACGTTATCCGGCTGATCCTGAACCTCAAGGAACTCGTCGTGAAGTTCCACGCCCCCGGCCCCAAGACCCTGACCCTGCGCGCTCAGGGGGAGGGTGTGGTGCGGGCGAGCGCCTTCGAGGTGCCCTCGGACGCCGAGATCGTCAACCCCGACCTCGTCATCGCCACGCTCGCCGAGGACGGCAAGCTGGTGATGGAGGTGCGCGTCGAGGAGGGCGAGGGGTACGTCCCCGCCGACAAGCACGCCACCAAGGACCGCATCAACTCGATCCCGGTGGACGCCGTGTTCTCGCCGGTCCGGCGGGTCGCCTACCACGTGGAGAACACCCGCGTGGGTCAGCAGACCGATCTGGACCGCCTGATCCTGCGCGTCTGGACCGACGGCAGCATCGGCCCACAGGAGACGCTCGACAAGGCCGTCGAGATTCTGCGCGACGAGCTGACCGTGTTCGGGAACGTGGAGACGCTGCCCACCCTCGCCCCCGAGGTGCAGCAGCCGGTGTACACGCCCGCCGCGTCCATCGCCAGCGGGTACGACCTACCGCGCCAGCCCGAACTCAGCATCAACCCCCAGCCGTACCCCGCCGACCTCGACACGCCGCGCGTGACGCTGGAGGGCCTGGGCCTGACCACCCGCGTGCTGCACTCCCTCAAGGAGGAAGGCATCGACAGTGTGGACGCCCTGTGCGCCCTGTCCGACCGCGACCTGAAAAAGGTCCCCGGCATCGGCGAGAGAAGCCTGGACGAGATCAAGCAGCAGCTCGCCCAGTTCGGCCTGGCCCTGAGAGACTAA
- the rpsD gene encoding 30S ribosomal protein S4: MGRFRGSITKLSRREGINLAETEKVQKYLDKRPYAPGQHGQRRGRGRPSDYSVRLREKQKLARLYGMNEKQFRNLFEEAANVPGVTGTVFLQLLERRLDNVVFRMGFASTRRQARQFVGHGHVLVNGKKVDIPSYRVKIGDEITVAEKSRQMGFIQENMEAQKRRRVSPWIELNPDTFSGTFVRLPAREDLALPINENFIIEYYSR, encoded by the coding sequence ATGGGTCGTTTCCGTGGTTCCATCACCAAGCTCAGCCGCCGCGAGGGCATCAACCTGGCGGAGACTGAGAAAGTCCAGAAGTATCTCGACAAGCGCCCCTACGCGCCCGGCCAGCACGGCCAGCGCCGGGGCCGCGGCCGCCCCAGCGACTACAGCGTGCGCCTGCGGGAAAAGCAGAAGCTCGCCCGCCTGTACGGCATGAACGAGAAGCAGTTCCGCAACCTCTTCGAGGAGGCGGCGAACGTGCCCGGCGTGACCGGCACGGTGTTCCTGCAACTGCTGGAGCGCCGCCTGGACAACGTCGTCTTCCGCATGGGCTTTGCCAGCACCCGCCGCCAGGCCCGGCAATTCGTCGGCCACGGGCACGTGCTGGTGAACGGCAAGAAGGTGGACATCCCCTCGTACCGCGTGAAGATCGGCGACGAGATCACGGTCGCCGAGAAGAGCCGCCAGATGGGCTTTATCCAGGAGAACATGGAGGCGCAGAAGCGCCGCCGCGTGAGCCCCTGGATCGAGCTGAACCCCGACACCTTTAGCGGCACGTTCGTGCGCCTGCCCGCGCGCGAGGATCTGGCGCTGCCGATCAACGAGAACTTCATCATCGAGTACTACTCGCGTTAA